One region of Armigeres subalbatus isolate Guangzhou_Male chromosome 3, GZ_Asu_2, whole genome shotgun sequence genomic DNA includes:
- the LOC134226854 gene encoding ATPase inhibitor A, mitochondrial — MNALQRNSARLYPSGLRIAKMSQVGDLGAGAGKGGGGGGTIREAGGSFGKMEAAHEEEYFYKQQREQLQKLKPKTDGAAAGEHKAQPSGKK; from the exons ATGAACGCGCTTCAACGAAACTCTGCACGTCTCTATCCCAGTGGATTAAG GATTGCGAAAATGAGTCAAGTTGGTGATCTGGGTGCCGGTGCCGGAAAGGGAGGCGGTGGTGGTGGCACCATTCGCGAAGCCGGTGGATCGTTCGGCAAAATGGAAGCAGCTCACGAGGAAGAGTATTTTTACAAACAGCAGAGGGAACAACTTCAGAAGCTGAAACCAAAGACTGATGGCGCTGCAGCTGGGGAACATAAGGCTCAACCGAGTGGTAAGAAGTAG
- the LOC134226852 gene encoding large ribosomal subunit protein uL15m-like isoform X3, which yields MSKIKHSTEKALQMLRTLPRVSIANIRDNPNSKKAVKRGRAQHGGDKHGAGNKGSNQRQNYMRLGYETGNSPFYLRFSYEPYYKGHHLKREYPPISLHQLQKLIDTNRIDGSQPIDLTTICNTGLFQIRPDQLHHGVQITDEGADEFCAKVNLEVQHAPELVIAAIEKNGGVVRTAYYDPHSLFALVNPKKWFEKGVPIPRRMLPPQDAVDYYTDAKNRGYLADPEEISRERLVLAQKYGYELPKIEEDPEYEMLTQAKDPRQIFYGLNPGWVVSLKDRAIIKAKEVIIPEKVR from the exons ATGTccaaaattaagcattcaaCAGAGAAAGCGTTGCAGATGCTTCGCACGCTGCCTCGAGTGTCTATCGCCAATATCAGAGATAACCCAAACTCGAAGAAAGCG gTGAAACGGGGTCGCGCACAACACGGTGGAGACAAGCACGGTGCTGGAAACAAAGGATCCAACCAGCGGCAGAATTACATGCGACTCGGTTACGAAACGGGTAATTCGCCATTCTACCTTCGTTTCAGCTACGAGCCGTACTACAAGGGACATCACCTCAAGCGGGAATATCCGCCTATCAGTTTACACCAGCTGCAAAAACTGATTGACACCAACCGGATCGATGGTAGTCAGCCGATCGATTTGACTACGATCTGCAACACAGGCTTGTTCCAAATTCGCCCGGATCAGTTGCATCACGGCGTTCAGATTACGGACGAGGGTGCGGATGAATTCTGTGCGAAGGTAAACCTGGAGGTGCAGCATGCCCCGGAGCTGGTGATTGCGGCGATCGAGAAAAACGGGGGAGTTGTACGAACTGCTTATTACGATCCGCACAGTTTGTTTGCCCTGGTGAATCCGAAAAAGTGGTTCGAAAAGGGGGTACCCATTCCGAGGAGAATGCTGCCTCCGCAGGATGCGGTCGATTATTATACGGATGCAAAGAATCGGGGATATCTGGCTGATCCGGAGGAAATCAGTCGGGAGCGATTGGTGCTGGCCCAGAAGTATGGATACGAACTGCCGAAGATTGAGGAGGATCCGGAGTATGAGATGTTGACGCAAGCGAAGGATCCGCGGCAGATATTCTACGGGTTGAATCCGGGCTGGGTGGTGAGTTTGAAGGATCGGGCCATCATAAAAGCGAAGGAAG TTATTATTCCAGAGAAAGTCCGTTAA
- the LOC134226849 gene encoding protein artichoke isoform X1: MDRTAKLLPKCGRRSNVRPEVFEKLLLITVLLVAIICFWHGASAQRDTICPPQDIILPCRCSQRGSEIQIWCSHSDLPRVLTGLKAVSKSINRPIDELILENNFLPSLPGRTFAPLNILRLMLRHNGLERVSNGWLNELDKSLVEVFIVERNLRSLPIDSLVGLRKLEAVTIQSDSLKRLPDFSGLPKLRYISVQSASLIEISPQSLRDLKNLETVNIVGSRTLTRLEGGLFNDLPKLNMINLSENGIDWVHLRAFVGLPSLKILQLSGNKMTDAGMIGRAVKDIPNLTGLKLDRNAISKLNEGSFVDLPALKELYLNDNTITEIFHGAFHRTPSLKLVHLENNYLRRVHPESFLQASGSGVEIIHLQQNEIGRVEELRSLLDALPMLRFLDLSYNKLDSIPFGALRGHGTLEQLYLNNNKIRMIERDAFMAMPGLRELRLSNNSLSDILPMPFWNLPGLKGIDISYNNFHRVEPTLLIGVPSLRRFDISGNSLSVLDPAAFVNTPMLETVNISFNELSLIHPATFRDLNHLFEVDAGNNKLQEFIPGLPIAVERINLQQNQISTLPQPPSNILDLPALRMLDLSVNHLTRIAKGTFQTTPQMRVLGLARNQLQSIDEGSLTGMGRLEVLNLQDNRLLALHERSLSSLENLRELTLQGNRIEVLVDHLLDNNGHLERFDASRNSIVDISPKAFRNSRSLQALDLSANKLRQLPESLSGLSELREIDVSFNELTDLTPNVLGSWRNLEELKASNNRVNQLHQGSLRNLPMLQYMDLSSNELSILEHGSLRNLPELQELVLADNKLSELKDRVFEDLPNLQAVHLQQNNLQFVAPQTFYRSPSIVYLNLSANQFRNLDSVGLRSVRNLEVLDLSGNFIRKITTNPLRGLDWLVELKLDNNKICGIQGEPFSSMPRLRVLSIRNNRMVRVPESIFRNLRSNIAILDVDGNPLECNCEMLWYRGWLQETGTLFPGPRCNNGKMLIDMRLSRTECQTDARVGTGPDQQIPLTNDHGDVFTRALDFDDCGSENYESLPPGPAPGIGPGTIAIPPSPVDSEYFSDQYIDYPNALNDSNLVGHINGSTISGDPQGSNNFSQTFVDFNNNKFNHLYNQPLAPVQNNSPFTFFGVPIPSLNIGKMFGGSGRSSNNRASTGTRAKGRVQVYRPNDPDLPPILKNGDRVDSSIPIKSPADTHEKNPGATNDNNLFYRPYFQTSFQKPEIQKGGFTPVIPGSEGGFKPITDPTVKIIKQNISGPGIWPEEFSDRVPLVSDHTRYLQKNKFEATIKPSHHAPYFVDGISHGNPVHIVQQNDSENTKESTNRSEMTEKPNTAPKNSEMEEDEDDEGDEESETEEEEIEQQPAPPFPGVSKYEETDLTTRLSIELGTATTIGPLGFNKPYTLHKTEPTMTRELTRAPTNEFYDGVNHSPSSLSALVSPGSQLNNLPTETGGGGSTAGKRPPGKSTIEKVAAPLSSTVTPYVGNSPRADEYSPGTHRIASKYDNGGDFVTQSIADLAQHHFHPNEGNEIRKREDMDWYYATYNRTPIYDDFDGPGLNPYKSGAGRNGGVFWVVMAGMTGVVISFLN, encoded by the exons ATGGATCGAACCGCCAAATTGTTACCAAAATGTGGTAGACGATCTAACGTGAGACCTGAGGTCTTCGAAAAGCTACTTTTAATAACTGTACTACTCGTTGCCATCATCTGTTTCTGGCATGGTGCATCGGCTCAGCGCGACACCATTTGTCCCccacaggacataattctaccttGCCGGTGCTCCCAGCGAGGTAGCGAAATTCAAATATG GTGCTCCCACAGCGATCTTCCACGGGTGCTAACGGGCCTCAAAGCCGTATCCAAGTCGATCAATAGGCCGATTGACGAGCTGATTCTGGAGAATAACTTCCTCCCTTCGCTTCCTGGACGAACATTCGCTCCCTTGAACATTCTTCGGTTGATGCTGCGACACAACGGACTCGAACGTGTCTCCAACGGGTGGTTGAACGAACTGGACAAAAGCTTGGTGGAGGTTTTCATCGTTGAACGCAATCTGCGTAGTCTGCCGATAGACAGCCTGGTTGGATTGAGAAAACTTGAAGCCGTGACAATTCAGAGTGACAGCTTGAAACGCCTACCGGACTTTTCCGGCCTGCCAAAGCTGAGATACATCTCGGTACAGAGTGcgtcgttgattgagatttcgCCGCAAAGTTTGCGCGATTTGAAGAACCTGGAAACGGTTAACATTGTCGGAAGTCGGACGTTAACACGGCTGGAAGGAGGATTGTTCAATGATTTGCCTAAGCTGAATATGATCAATTTGTCGGAGAACGGAATCGATTGGGTCCATTTGCGGGCATTTGTTGGATTGCCTAGTTTGAAAATATTGCAGCTTAGCGGAAATAAGATGACCGATGCTGGAATGATCGGACGAGCGGTGAAAGATATTCCCAACTTGACAGGACTGAAGCTGGATAGAAACGCGATCTCGAAGCTGAATGAGGGCAGTTTCGTTGATTTACCGGCATTGAAGGAGCTGTACCTAAATGACAATACTATAACGGAGATATTCCACGGAGCATTCCACAGGACACCTAGTTTGAAGCTAGTCCATCTGGAAAATAACTACTTGCGACGAGTTCACCCAGAATCATTCCTGCAGGCCTCCGGAAGCGGTGTAGAAATTATTCACCTACAGCAGAATGAAATAGGACGCGTTGAAGAACTTCGATCTCTTTTGGATGCGCTTCCGATGCTTCGGTTCTTAGATTTGAGCTACAACAAATTGGACTCAATCCCATTCGGAGCCTTGCGAGGTCATGGAACGCTGGAACAACTTTACTTAAACAACAATAAAATTCGAATGATCGAACGAGATGCTTTTATGGCAATGCCAGGCCTTCGCGAACTTCGTCTAAGCAACAATTCTCTTTCTGATATTCTTCCGATGCCCTTTTGGAACCTTCCGGGCCTCAAAGGCATTGACATTTCCTACAACAATTTCCACCGAGTTGAGCCCACACTTCTCATTGGAGTTCCATCTTTGCGAAGATTTGACATCAGTGGTAACTCATTAAGTGTTCTTGATCCAGCTGCTTTCGTCAATACTCCCATGCTTGAAACGGTCAATATTTCGTTCAATGAACTAAGTCTGATCCATCCAGCCACCTTCCGCGATCTGAACCATCTGTTCGAAGTTGACGCAGGGAATAACAAACTACAGGAGTTCATACCAGGACTACCAATAGCCGTTGAAAGGATAAACCTTCAACAGAATCAAATCTCAACGCTTCCTCAACCACCTTCCAATATATTGGATCTGCCCGCACTGCGCATGCTGGATTTGAGTGTCAATCACTTGACCAGGATAGCTAAGGGAACATTCCAGACAACGCCGCAGATGCGAGTGTTGGGTTTGGCGCGAAATCAGCTCCAAAGTATCGACGAGGGAAGCCTTACGGGAATGGGTCGCCTAGAGGTACTCAACCTGCAGGACAACCGCTTACTTGCTCTTCACGAGAGGTCATTGAGTTCACTGGAGAACCTGCGAGAGCTTACATTGCAAGGGAATCGTATTGAAGTTCTTGTAGACCATCTTTTAGACAACAATGGCCATTTGGAGCGCTTCGATGCATCACGAAATAGCATAGTGGATATTTCTCCGAAGGCCTTCAGGAACAGCAGATCGCTACAGGCACTGGACCTGTCTGCGAACAAGTTGAGGCAGTTGCCAGAGTCGCTTAGTGGATTGAGTGAATTGCGAGAGATTGACGTGAGCTTTAACGAGTTGACGGATCTTACACCGAATGTTCTAGGATCGTGGAGAAACCTTGAAGAGTTGAAGGCGTCTAACAATCGGGTGAATCAACTGCATCAGGGATCACTGAGAAATCTACCGATGTTGCAGTACATGGATCTGTCCAGTAACGAGTTGTCAATACTGGAGCATGGATCGTTGAGGAATCTACCCGAGCTACAGGAGCTGGTGTTGGCCGACAATAAACTTTCCGAGCTGAAGGATAGAGTGTTTGAGGATCTACCGAACTTGCAG GCTGTCCATCTTCAGCAAAATAATTTGCAGTTCGTAGCACCGCAAACTTTCTATCGATCACCGTCCATTGTCTACCTGAATCTCTCCGCAAACCAGTTTCGTAACTTGGACAGCGTAGGACTACGAAGCGTCCGCAATTTGGAAGTTCTGGATCTGTCCGGGAACTTTATCCGAAAGATTACGACGAATCCTCTACGTGGCCTGGATTGGCTGGTTGAACTCAAGCTGGACAACAACAAAATTTGCGGCATCCAGGGCGAACCGTTCAGCTCGATGCCCAGGTTGCGTGTGCTGAGCATTCGAAACAATAGGATGGTGCGCGTTCCCGAGTCTATTTTCCGTAACTTACGGTCCAACATTGCCATCCTGGACGTCGATG GTAATCCTCTGGAATGTAATTGCGAGATGCTGTGGTACCGTGGATGGCTTCAGGAGACGGGAACTCTCTTCCCGGGTCCGCGATGTAACAACGGGAAAATGTTAATCGATATGCGGTTGTCCAGAACCGAATGTCAAACAGATGCCCGAGTAGGAACTGGCCCAGATCAGCAAATTCCGCTAACCAACGATCACGGAGATGTGTTTACACGCGCTTTGGACTTCGACGATTGTGGGTCCGAAAATTACGAGAGCCTACCTCCTGGACCGGCACCCGGAATAGGCCCCGGAACCATAGCCATCCCTCCGTCTCCGGTCGATAGTGAGTACTTCTCGGATCAGTACATTGATTACCCCAACGCACTGAACGACAGTAACCTGGTCGGACACATTAATGGATCTACCATTTCAGGAGACCCCCAAGGTTCAAACAACTTCAGCCAAACGTTCGTCgatttcaacaacaacaaattcaACCATCTGTACAATCAACCCTTGGCACCAGTGCAGAATAATTCACCATTTACGTTCTTCGGCGTGCCTATTCCCAGCTTGAACATTGGAAAAATGTTCGGAGGATCGGGGCGTAGTTCCAACAATCGAGCTTCGACAGGCACACGAGCGAAAGGCAGAGTTCAGGTCTACCGCCCAAACGACCCCGATTTACCGCCAATTCTTAAAAACGGCGATCGAGTAGATTCCTCCATTCCAATAAAATCTCCGGCTGATACACATGAAAAGAATCCAggcgctaccaacgataataaTCTATTCTACAGACCCTACTTCCAAACGTCGTTCCAGAAGCCAGAAATTCAGAAAGGAGGTTTCACTCCGGTGATTCCCGGTAGCGAAGGAGGATTCAAACCGATAACGGACCCCACCGTGAAGATAATCAAACAGAACATTTCCGGTCCGGGTATATGGCCGGAGGAATTTAGTGACCGCGTTCCTTTAGTTTCCGATCACACACGATATCTACAAAAGAATAAATTTGAAGCAACCATAAAGCCCTCTCACCATGCTCCATACTTTGTGGACGGTATCAGCCACGGGAACCCAGTTCACATCGTGcagcaaaacgattcagaaaataCCAAAGAAAGCACGAACCGTTCTGAGATGACGGAGAAACCAAACACCGCTCCGAAAAATTCGGAGATGGAAGAAGACGAAGATGATGAAGGCGACGAGGAAAGTGAAACCGAAGAAGAGGAAATTGAACAACAACCAGCTCCACCGTTTCCAGGGGTTTCCAAATACGAAGAAACCGACCTGACAACGCGTCTCTCGATCGAACTGGGAACCGCCACAACCATTGGACCTCTGGGCTTCAACAAACCGTACACTCTGCATAAAACCGAACCCACCATGACCCGAGAGCTGACCCGTGCGCCCACCAATGAATTCTACGACGGAGTCAACCACTCGCCAAGCTCTCTGTCCGCGCTGGTCTCGCCTGGATCTCAACTGAACAACCTACCCACCGAAACCGGCGGTGGAGGATCAACCGCGGGAAAGCGACCTCCTGGAAAGTCCACTATCGAAAAGGTTGCCGCGCCACTGTCTTCCACAGTGACCCCGTACGTTGGAAACTCTCCGCGCGCTGATGAATATTCACCGGGAACGCATCGGATCGCATCGAAGTACGACAACGGTGGAGACTTCGTAACGCAGAGTATCGCCGATCTGGCCCAGCACCATTTCCATCCGAACGAGGGCAACGAAATCCGGAAACGGGAGGACATGGACTGGTACTACGCTACCTACAACCGAACTCCAATCTATGACGATTTTGATGGTCCGGGATTGAATCCGTATAAAAGTGGCGCCGGACGGAACGGTGGAGTATTTTGGGTTGTTATGGCTGGTATGACTGGCGTCGTGATTAGTTTCCTAAACTAA
- the LOC134226849 gene encoding protein artichoke isoform X2: MDRTAKLLPKCGRRSNVRPEVFEKLLLITVLLVAIICFWHGASAQRDTICPPQDIILPCRCSQRGSEIQIWCSHSDLPRVLTGLKAVSKSINRPIDELILENNFLPSLPGRTFAPLNILRLMLRHNGLERVSNGWLNELDKSLVEVFIVERNLRSLPIDSLVGLRKLEAVTIQSDSLKRLPDFSGLPKLRYISVQSASLIEISPQSLRDLKNLETVNIVGSRTLTRLEGGLFNDLPKLNMINLSENGIDWVHLRAFVGLPSLKILQLSGNKMTDAGMIGRAVKDIPNLTGLKLDRNAISKLNEGSFVDLPALKELYLNDNTITEIFHGAFHRTPSLKLVHLENNYLRRVHPESFLQASGSGVEIIHLQQNEIGRVEELRSLLDALPMLRFLDLSYNKLDSIPFGALRGHGTLEQLYLNNNKIRMIERDAFMAMPGLRELRLSNNSLSDILPMPFWNLPGLKGIDISYNNFHRVEPTLLIGVPSLRRFDISGNSLSVLDPAAFVNTPMLETVNISFNELSLIHPATFRDLNHLFEVDAGNNKLQEFIPGLPIAVERINLQQNQISTLPQPPSNILDLPALRMLDLSVNHLTRIAKGTFQTTPQMRVLGLARNQLQSIDEGSLTGMGRLEVLNLQDNRLLALHERSLSSLENLRELTLQGNRIEVLVDHLLDNNGHLERFDASRNSIVDISPKAFRNSRSLQALDLSANKLRQLPESLSGLSELREIDVSFNELTDLTPNVLGSWRNLEELKASNNRVNQLHQGSLRNLPMLQYMDLSSNELSILEHGSLRNLPELQELVLADNKLSELKDRVFEDLPNLQAVHLQQNNLQFVAPQTFYRSPSIVYLNLSANQFRNLDSVGLRSVRNLEVLDLSGNFIRKITTNPLRGLDWLVELKLDNNKICGIQGEPFSSMPRLRVLSIRNNRMVRVPESIFRNLRSNIAILDVDGNPLECNCEMLWYRGWLQETGTLFPGPRCNNGKMLIDMRLSRTECQTDARVGTGPDQQIPLTNDHGDVFTRALDFDDCGSENYESLPPGPAPGIGPGTIAIPPSPVDRDPQGSNNFSQTFVDFNNNKFNHLYNQPLAPVQNNSPFTFFGVPIPSLNIGKMFGGSGRSSNNRASTGTRAKGRVQVYRPNDPDLPPILKNGDRVDSSIPIKSPADTHEKNPGATNDNNLFYRPYFQTSFQKPEIQKGGFTPVIPGSEGGFKPITDPTVKIIKQNISGPGIWPEEFSDRVPLVSDHTRYLQKNKFEATIKPSHHAPYFVDGISHGNPVHIVQQNDSENTKESTNRSEMTEKPNTAPKNSEMEEDEDDEGDEESETEEEEIEQQPAPPFPGVSKYEETDLTTRLSIELGTATTIGPLGFNKPYTLHKTEPTMTRELTRAPTNEFYDGVNHSPSSLSALVSPGSQLNNLPTETGGGGSTAGKRPPGKSTIEKVAAPLSSTVTPYVGNSPRADEYSPGTHRIASKYDNGGDFVTQSIADLAQHHFHPNEGNEIRKREDMDWYYATYNRTPIYDDFDGPGLNPYKSGAGRNGGVFWVVMAGMTGVVISFLN, translated from the exons ATGGATCGAACCGCCAAATTGTTACCAAAATGTGGTAGACGATCTAACGTGAGACCTGAGGTCTTCGAAAAGCTACTTTTAATAACTGTACTACTCGTTGCCATCATCTGTTTCTGGCATGGTGCATCGGCTCAGCGCGACACCATTTGTCCCccacaggacataattctaccttGCCGGTGCTCCCAGCGAGGTAGCGAAATTCAAATATG GTGCTCCCACAGCGATCTTCCACGGGTGCTAACGGGCCTCAAAGCCGTATCCAAGTCGATCAATAGGCCGATTGACGAGCTGATTCTGGAGAATAACTTCCTCCCTTCGCTTCCTGGACGAACATTCGCTCCCTTGAACATTCTTCGGTTGATGCTGCGACACAACGGACTCGAACGTGTCTCCAACGGGTGGTTGAACGAACTGGACAAAAGCTTGGTGGAGGTTTTCATCGTTGAACGCAATCTGCGTAGTCTGCCGATAGACAGCCTGGTTGGATTGAGAAAACTTGAAGCCGTGACAATTCAGAGTGACAGCTTGAAACGCCTACCGGACTTTTCCGGCCTGCCAAAGCTGAGATACATCTCGGTACAGAGTGcgtcgttgattgagatttcgCCGCAAAGTTTGCGCGATTTGAAGAACCTGGAAACGGTTAACATTGTCGGAAGTCGGACGTTAACACGGCTGGAAGGAGGATTGTTCAATGATTTGCCTAAGCTGAATATGATCAATTTGTCGGAGAACGGAATCGATTGGGTCCATTTGCGGGCATTTGTTGGATTGCCTAGTTTGAAAATATTGCAGCTTAGCGGAAATAAGATGACCGATGCTGGAATGATCGGACGAGCGGTGAAAGATATTCCCAACTTGACAGGACTGAAGCTGGATAGAAACGCGATCTCGAAGCTGAATGAGGGCAGTTTCGTTGATTTACCGGCATTGAAGGAGCTGTACCTAAATGACAATACTATAACGGAGATATTCCACGGAGCATTCCACAGGACACCTAGTTTGAAGCTAGTCCATCTGGAAAATAACTACTTGCGACGAGTTCACCCAGAATCATTCCTGCAGGCCTCCGGAAGCGGTGTAGAAATTATTCACCTACAGCAGAATGAAATAGGACGCGTTGAAGAACTTCGATCTCTTTTGGATGCGCTTCCGATGCTTCGGTTCTTAGATTTGAGCTACAACAAATTGGACTCAATCCCATTCGGAGCCTTGCGAGGTCATGGAACGCTGGAACAACTTTACTTAAACAACAATAAAATTCGAATGATCGAACGAGATGCTTTTATGGCAATGCCAGGCCTTCGCGAACTTCGTCTAAGCAACAATTCTCTTTCTGATATTCTTCCGATGCCCTTTTGGAACCTTCCGGGCCTCAAAGGCATTGACATTTCCTACAACAATTTCCACCGAGTTGAGCCCACACTTCTCATTGGAGTTCCATCTTTGCGAAGATTTGACATCAGTGGTAACTCATTAAGTGTTCTTGATCCAGCTGCTTTCGTCAATACTCCCATGCTTGAAACGGTCAATATTTCGTTCAATGAACTAAGTCTGATCCATCCAGCCACCTTCCGCGATCTGAACCATCTGTTCGAAGTTGACGCAGGGAATAACAAACTACAGGAGTTCATACCAGGACTACCAATAGCCGTTGAAAGGATAAACCTTCAACAGAATCAAATCTCAACGCTTCCTCAACCACCTTCCAATATATTGGATCTGCCCGCACTGCGCATGCTGGATTTGAGTGTCAATCACTTGACCAGGATAGCTAAGGGAACATTCCAGACAACGCCGCAGATGCGAGTGTTGGGTTTGGCGCGAAATCAGCTCCAAAGTATCGACGAGGGAAGCCTTACGGGAATGGGTCGCCTAGAGGTACTCAACCTGCAGGACAACCGCTTACTTGCTCTTCACGAGAGGTCATTGAGTTCACTGGAGAACCTGCGAGAGCTTACATTGCAAGGGAATCGTATTGAAGTTCTTGTAGACCATCTTTTAGACAACAATGGCCATTTGGAGCGCTTCGATGCATCACGAAATAGCATAGTGGATATTTCTCCGAAGGCCTTCAGGAACAGCAGATCGCTACAGGCACTGGACCTGTCTGCGAACAAGTTGAGGCAGTTGCCAGAGTCGCTTAGTGGATTGAGTGAATTGCGAGAGATTGACGTGAGCTTTAACGAGTTGACGGATCTTACACCGAATGTTCTAGGATCGTGGAGAAACCTTGAAGAGTTGAAGGCGTCTAACAATCGGGTGAATCAACTGCATCAGGGATCACTGAGAAATCTACCGATGTTGCAGTACATGGATCTGTCCAGTAACGAGTTGTCAATACTGGAGCATGGATCGTTGAGGAATCTACCCGAGCTACAGGAGCTGGTGTTGGCCGACAATAAACTTTCCGAGCTGAAGGATAGAGTGTTTGAGGATCTACCGAACTTGCAG GCTGTCCATCTTCAGCAAAATAATTTGCAGTTCGTAGCACCGCAAACTTTCTATCGATCACCGTCCATTGTCTACCTGAATCTCTCCGCAAACCAGTTTCGTAACTTGGACAGCGTAGGACTACGAAGCGTCCGCAATTTGGAAGTTCTGGATCTGTCCGGGAACTTTATCCGAAAGATTACGACGAATCCTCTACGTGGCCTGGATTGGCTGGTTGAACTCAAGCTGGACAACAACAAAATTTGCGGCATCCAGGGCGAACCGTTCAGCTCGATGCCCAGGTTGCGTGTGCTGAGCATTCGAAACAATAGGATGGTGCGCGTTCCCGAGTCTATTTTCCGTAACTTACGGTCCAACATTGCCATCCTGGACGTCGATG GTAATCCTCTGGAATGTAATTGCGAGATGCTGTGGTACCGTGGATGGCTTCAGGAGACGGGAACTCTCTTCCCGGGTCCGCGATGTAACAACGGGAAAATGTTAATCGATATGCGGTTGTCCAGAACCGAATGTCAAACAGATGCCCGAGTAGGAACTGGCCCAGATCAGCAAATTCCGCTAACCAACGATCACGGAGATGTGTTTACACGCGCTTTGGACTTCGACGATTGTGGGTCCGAAAATTACGAGAGCCTACCTCCTGGACCGGCACCCGGAATAGGCCCCGGAACCATAGCCATCCCTCCGTCTCCGGTCGATA GAGACCCCCAAGGTTCAAACAACTTCAGCCAAACGTTCGTCgatttcaacaacaacaaattcaACCATCTGTACAATCAACCCTTGGCACCAGTGCAGAATAATTCACCATTTACGTTCTTCGGCGTGCCTATTCCCAGCTTGAACATTGGAAAAATGTTCGGAGGATCGGGGCGTAGTTCCAACAATCGAGCTTCGACAGGCACACGAGCGAAAGGCAGAGTTCAGGTCTACCGCCCAAACGACCCCGATTTACCGCCAATTCTTAAAAACGGCGATCGAGTAGATTCCTCCATTCCAATAAAATCTCCGGCTGATACACATGAAAAGAATCCAggcgctaccaacgataataaTCTATTCTACAGACCCTACTTCCAAACGTCGTTCCAGAAGCCAGAAATTCAGAAAGGAGGTTTCACTCCGGTGATTCCCGGTAGCGAAGGAGGATTCAAACCGATAACGGACCCCACCGTGAAGATAATCAAACAGAACATTTCCGGTCCGGGTATATGGCCGGAGGAATTTAGTGACCGCGTTCCTTTAGTTTCCGATCACACACGATATCTACAAAAGAATAAATTTGAAGCAACCATAAAGCCCTCTCACCATGCTCCATACTTTGTGGACGGTATCAGCCACGGGAACCCAGTTCACATCGTGcagcaaaacgattcagaaaataCCAAAGAAAGCACGAACCGTTCTGAGATGACGGAGAAACCAAACACCGCTCCGAAAAATTCGGAGATGGAAGAAGACGAAGATGATGAAGGCGACGAGGAAAGTGAAACCGAAGAAGAGGAAATTGAACAACAACCAGCTCCACCGTTTCCAGGGGTTTCCAAATACGAAGAAACCGACCTGACAACGCGTCTCTCGATCGAACTGGGAACCGCCACAACCATTGGACCTCTGGGCTTCAACAAACCGTACACTCTGCATAAAACCGAACCCACCATGACCCGAGAGCTGACCCGTGCGCCCACCAATGAATTCTACGACGGAGTCAACCACTCGCCAAGCTCTCTGTCCGCGCTGGTCTCGCCTGGATCTCAACTGAACAACCTACCCACCGAAACCGGCGGTGGAGGATCAACCGCGGGAAAGCGACCTCCTGGAAAGTCCACTATCGAAAAGGTTGCCGCGCCACTGTCTTCCACAGTGACCCCGTACGTTGGAAACTCTCCGCGCGCTGATGAATATTCACCGGGAACGCATCGGATCGCATCGAAGTACGACAACGGTGGAGACTTCGTAACGCAGAGTATCGCCGATCTGGCCCAGCACCATTTCCATCCGAACGAGGGCAACGAAATCCGGAAACGGGAGGACATGGACTGGTACTACGCTACCTACAACCGAACTCCAATCTATGACGATTTTGATGGTCCGGGATTGAATCCGTATAAAAGTGGCGCCGGACGGAACGGTGGAGTATTTTGGGTTGTTATGGCTGGTATGACTGGCGTCGTGATTAGTTTCCTAAACTAA